Proteins co-encoded in one Enterobacter sp. R4-368 genomic window:
- the ntrB gene encoding nitrate ABC transporter permease: MKNQAQVIPIPLDEAAKIPQQAEIVTLPAKVRVRRRPSLFRPLMQRVVPALLGIGLLLCLWQVAALNSKNFPTPWQTWLAALEIFADPFYVAGPNDQGIGWNVLASLERVATGFGLAALVGIPTGFLIGRFRFVASMLNPLISLLRPVSPLAWLPIGLLLFQRAEPASSWTIFICSIWPMILNTAEGVRQIPQDYLNVARVLKLSEFAIMRKILLPAALPGILTGMRLSIGIAWLVIVAAEMLTGGIGIGFWIWNEWNNLNVEHIIIAIVVIGVVGLLLEQALMWIANRFNYTNR, encoded by the coding sequence ATCGTTACGCTGCCCGCCAAAGTGCGTGTACGTCGCCGCCCGTCATTGTTTCGCCCGCTGATGCAGCGCGTGGTGCCTGCGCTGCTCGGCATCGGCCTGCTGCTCTGCCTGTGGCAGGTGGCGGCGCTGAACAGCAAAAACTTCCCCACGCCGTGGCAAACGTGGCTGGCGGCGCTGGAGATTTTCGCCGATCCGTTTTATGTCGCCGGGCCGAACGATCAGGGCATTGGCTGGAACGTGCTGGCCTCATTAGAGCGCGTGGCGACCGGTTTTGGCCTTGCCGCACTGGTCGGTATTCCCACCGGTTTTTTGATTGGCCGCTTTCGTTTTGTCGCCAGCATGCTCAACCCGCTCATCTCCCTGCTGCGCCCGGTCAGTCCACTGGCCTGGCTGCCAATAGGTTTGCTGCTGTTCCAGCGTGCGGAACCGGCCTCAAGCTGGACGATTTTCATCTGCTCCATCTGGCCGATGATCCTCAACACCGCCGAAGGCGTGCGGCAGATCCCGCAGGATTACCTGAATGTCGCGCGGGTTCTGAAACTTTCCGAGTTCGCCATCATGCGCAAAATCCTGCTGCCCGCCGCGCTGCCGGGCATCCTCACCGGCATGCGGTTATCGATTGGCATCGCCTGGCTGGTGATTGTGGCGGCAGAAATGCTGACCGGCGGTATCGGCATCGGTTTCTGGATCTGGAACGAGTGGAACAACCTGAATGTGGAACACATCATCATCGCCATTGTGGTGATTGGCGTGGTCGGCCTGCTGCTCGAACAGGCGCTGATGTGGATTGCTAACCGTTTTAACTACACCAACCGCTAG
- a CDS encoding ABC transporter ATP-binding protein, giving the protein MRTNPIIQVQQVSQRFNTSSGEFLALDNVSFDIHPGETLSLIGHSGCGKSTLLNLIAGLTLPTSGGLLCNNREIDGPGPERGVVFQNHSLLPWLTAYDNVGLAVRQVFRGEMSKVEMHEWIMHNLDLVHMSHAWNKRPHEISGGMKQRVGIARALAMKPSVLLMDEPFGALDALTRAHLQDAVMEIQQRLHTTIVLITHDVDEAVLLSDRVLMMTNGPAASIGEIMAVELERPRSRVSLADDAQYQRYRQQVLHFLYEKQPKAA; this is encoded by the coding sequence ATGCGTACCAATCCGATTATCCAGGTTCAGCAGGTGAGCCAGCGTTTTAACACCAGCAGCGGCGAGTTTCTGGCGCTTGATAACGTTAGCTTTGACATTCACCCCGGCGAAACCCTCAGCCTGATTGGTCACTCCGGCTGCGGCAAATCCACACTGCTGAATTTGATTGCCGGGCTGACGCTACCCACCAGCGGCGGTCTGCTGTGCAACAACCGCGAAATCGACGGCCCTGGGCCGGAGCGCGGCGTGGTGTTTCAGAACCATTCGCTACTGCCGTGGTTGACGGCGTATGACAACGTCGGGCTGGCGGTGCGCCAGGTGTTTCGCGGCGAAATGAGCAAAGTGGAGATGCATGAATGGATCATGCACAACCTGGATCTGGTGCATATGTCCCACGCGTGGAATAAGCGCCCGCACGAGATCTCCGGCGGCATGAAGCAGCGTGTCGGCATTGCCCGCGCGCTGGCGATGAAACCGAGCGTCCTGCTGATGGATGAGCCTTTCGGCGCGCTCGACGCCTTAACCCGCGCTCATTTACAGGATGCGGTGATGGAGATCCAACAGCGCCTGCACACCACCATTGTGCTGATCACCCACGACGTGGATGAAGCGGTGCTGCTCTCTGACCGCGTGTTGATGATGACCAACGGCCCGGCGGCGAGTATTGGCGAAATCATGGCGGTGGAACTGGAGCGCCCGCGCTCGCGCGTTTCGCTGGCCGACGACGCGCAGTATCAGCGCTATCGCCAGCAAGTGCTGCATTTCCTGTATGAGAAACAGCCCAAAGCGGCCTGA
- the nirB gene encoding nitrite reductase large subunit NirB: protein MKKPVLAVIGHGMVSHYFLQQLVERELHLHYDIVVFGEERLPAYDRVHLSEYFAGRSAQSLSLVSEGFFADNGITLHCASKIVAIDSQQRCVRDAQGVETHYDTLVLATGSYAFVPPISGNTRPGCLVYRTLDDLDAIAAQAKNAKRGVVIGGGLLGLEAANALRQLGLETHVVEFAPRLMAVQLDEGGAMMLQRKIEALGVQVHTRKETREIIDGEQARHRLCFADGSFLETDLLLFSAGIRPRDELAESAGLQKGPRGGIVINDHCQTSDEAIYAIGECALWNGQIFGLVAPGYQMARSVADKLAARDTPFTGADMSTKLKLLGVEVASIGDAHGKTAGSQSYQWTDGPREIYKKIVVSADGKRLLGAVLIGDSADYSLLLQMMLNDMPLPAQPQTLILPALSGDAPKGLGVAALAASAQICSCHNVSKGDIAAAVAGGCSELGALKSCTKAGTGCGGCVPLLKQVMEHELQQLGVEVKKDICEHFAWSRQELYHLIRLHDIRTFDALIAQFGQGHGCEVCKPLVGSMLASCWNDYLLKPQHLPLQDTNDRFFANIQKDGTYSVVPRIPAGEITPQGLIAIGEVAQRYNLYTKITGGQRVDLFGARLEQLPAIWEELIAAGFETGHAYGKSLRTVKSCVGSTWCRYGVQDSTGMAIALENRYKGLRSPHKIKMAVSGCTRECAEAQGKDIGVIATDKGWNLYVCGNGGMKPRHADLFASDLDSEALIRTIDRVLMFYIRTADRLQRTSTWLDNMEGGLDYLKQVVLEDSLSIGAELEREMQQVVDSYQCEWKTTLDNPQNRLLFRGFLNSDQPDEAVVMVPERGQIRPATAQEKPPMQNQPHTGDGEWQQIAALADIPANAGMAARLGQQQIALFHLPDCEEQVFALENHEPGSQANVLARGLVGDASGEPMVISPLYKKRFRLRDGQSLDDAGLRLRVWPVKILHGQIWVQHAPAAQNTLPAVAEAS, encoded by the coding sequence ATGAAAAAGCCCGTTTTAGCGGTGATCGGCCACGGCATGGTGAGCCACTACTTTCTGCAACAGCTCGTGGAGCGCGAACTGCACCTGCATTACGACATCGTGGTGTTTGGCGAAGAGCGGCTGCCCGCTTATGACCGCGTGCATCTTTCGGAATATTTTGCCGGGCGCAGCGCGCAGTCGTTGTCGCTGGTAAGCGAGGGGTTCTTTGCCGATAACGGCATCACGCTGCACTGCGCGAGCAAAATTGTCGCTATCGACAGCCAGCAACGCTGCGTGCGCGATGCGCAGGGTGTGGAAACCCATTACGACACGCTGGTGCTCGCCACCGGTTCGTATGCTTTTGTACCGCCGATCAGCGGCAATACGCGCCCTGGCTGCCTGGTATACCGCACGCTCGACGATCTGGACGCCATCGCCGCGCAGGCGAAGAACGCGAAACGCGGCGTGGTGATTGGCGGCGGTTTGCTGGGGCTTGAGGCCGCCAACGCCCTGCGTCAGTTAGGGCTGGAAACCCACGTTGTTGAATTTGCGCCACGCCTGATGGCGGTGCAGCTCGACGAGGGCGGCGCCATGATGCTGCAACGCAAAATCGAAGCGCTTGGCGTGCAGGTTCACACCCGCAAAGAGACGCGGGAAATCATCGACGGCGAGCAGGCGCGCCACCGCCTCTGCTTTGCCGACGGCAGTTTTCTGGAAACTGATCTGCTGCTGTTCTCGGCGGGCATCCGCCCGCGCGATGAGCTGGCGGAAAGCGCTGGGCTGCAAAAAGGGCCGCGCGGCGGCATTGTTATCAACGATCACTGTCAGACTTCCGATGAAGCCATTTACGCTATTGGCGAGTGCGCGTTGTGGAACGGGCAGATTTTTGGTCTTGTCGCACCGGGCTACCAGATGGCACGCAGCGTGGCAGACAAGCTCGCGGCGCGCGACACACCGTTTACCGGCGCGGATATGAGCACCAAACTGAAATTGCTGGGCGTCGAGGTGGCCTCTATTGGCGACGCGCACGGCAAAACCGCCGGCAGCCAGAGTTACCAGTGGACCGATGGCCCGCGCGAAATCTACAAGAAAATTGTTGTCTCCGCCGATGGCAAACGGCTGCTCGGCGCGGTGCTAATTGGCGATAGCGCCGATTACAGCCTGCTACTGCAAATGATGCTTAACGACATGCCGCTGCCCGCGCAGCCGCAAACGCTGATCCTGCCTGCGCTTTCCGGCGACGCGCCAAAAGGGCTGGGCGTGGCGGCGCTCGCCGCCAGCGCGCAAATCTGCTCCTGCCATAACGTCAGCAAAGGCGATATCGCCGCCGCCGTGGCGGGCGGTTGCAGCGAACTGGGAGCACTGAAAAGCTGCACCAAAGCGGGCACCGGCTGCGGCGGCTGCGTGCCGCTGCTGAAACAGGTGATGGAGCACGAGCTGCAACAGCTCGGCGTGGAGGTGAAAAAAGATATCTGCGAGCACTTTGCCTGGTCGCGCCAGGAGCTGTATCACCTGATCCGCCTGCATGATATTCGTACGTTTGACGCGCTGATTGCGCAGTTCGGCCAGGGGCACGGCTGCGAAGTATGCAAACCGCTGGTTGGTTCCATGCTCGCTTCGTGCTGGAACGACTACCTGCTTAAACCGCAGCACCTGCCATTGCAGGATACCAACGACCGTTTTTTTGCCAACATTCAAAAAGATGGCACCTACTCGGTGGTGCCGCGCATCCCGGCGGGCGAAATCACTCCACAGGGGCTTATCGCCATCGGCGAAGTAGCGCAGCGCTACAACCTCTACACCAAAATCACCGGCGGGCAGCGGGTGGATCTCTTTGGTGCACGGCTTGAGCAGTTGCCCGCGATTTGGGAGGAACTTATCGCCGCCGGGTTTGAAACCGGCCACGCTTACGGCAAATCCCTGCGCACGGTGAAATCCTGCGTCGGTTCCACCTGGTGCCGCTACGGCGTGCAGGATTCCACCGGCATGGCGATCGCGCTGGAGAACCGTTACAAGGGGCTGCGCTCGCCGCACAAAATCAAAATGGCGGTCTCCGGCTGTACCCGTGAATGCGCGGAAGCGCAGGGCAAAGACATTGGCGTAATTGCCACCGACAAAGGCTGGAACCTGTATGTTTGCGGCAACGGCGGTATGAAGCCGCGCCACGCCGATCTGTTTGCCAGCGATCTCGACAGCGAAGCGCTGATCCGCACCATCGACCGGGTGTTGATGTTCTACATCCGCACCGCCGACCGGCTACAGCGCACCAGCACCTGGCTGGACAACATGGAAGGCGGTCTGGACTACCTCAAACAGGTGGTACTGGAAGACAGTCTCAGTATTGGCGCTGAACTGGAGCGAGAAATGCAGCAGGTGGTCGACAGCTACCAGTGCGAGTGGAAAACCACCCTCGATAACCCGCAAAACCGTCTGCTGTTCCGGGGCTTCCTCAATAGCGATCAACCGGATGAAGCGGTGGTGATGGTGCCGGAGCGCGGGCAGATCCGCCCGGCAACGGCACAGGAAAAACCGCCTATGCAGAACCAGCCGCACACGGGGGATGGCGAGTGGCAGCAGATTGCCGCGCTGGCTGATATTCCGGCGAACGCCGGCATGGCCGCGCGTCTTGGCCAGCAGCAGATTGCCCTGTTTCACCTGCCTGATTGCGAGGAGCAAGTATTCGCGCTCGAAAACCATGAACCTGGCAGCCAGGCGAATGTGCTGGCGCGCGGGCTGGTGGGCGACGCAAGCGGTGAGCCGATGGTTATCTCCCCGCTGTATAAAAAGCGTTTTCGCCTGCGCGACGGGCAGAGCCTGGACGATGCCGGGCTGCGTCTGCGCGTCTGGCCGGTAAAAATCCTGCACGGGCAAATCTGGGTGCAGCACGCGCCCGCCGCGCAGAACACCTTGCCGGCAGTTGCCGAAGCGTCTTAA